The genome window TGGCAAGATCTTCGTGCGTCGGTGTGACAGTCAGAATCGTTCCCCGGCTGTCGTCTATTCCGAAAGAGGCGGCCAATTCCAAAAGCTCGAGTGCCAAACGCTTACGCAGACTAAGTCCAATTCCTCGAACACAACGCAAAAGCATTCGCCAGAGCCGGCCCATGTACAGCTCGCTGCAACGGAGATACGCTTCAGAAGAGACTCCTAGTAGGATCTCCGCAAAGACCTCCCGCTTAAGAGTCCCAATGGTACAGTCGCTAAATGCATCGGCATCAAACGGTTGTCCTATCTCCGGAAATAAAAATCCCAATCCAAAAAGATCGCCAGGAGGGACAAGCGTCACAACTACCCGTTTGTTTTCTTGATTGACGACGGACAGCCTTACAGTGCCTGAGAGAACCAGAAATATCATATTGGCAGACTCACCTTGAGCAAAGATCGGATCTTTCTTTCTTACTTTCGTCAGCGCCATGTTTTG of Candidatus Binatia bacterium contains these proteins:
- a CDS encoding Crp/Fnr family transcriptional regulator, with the protein product QNMALTKVRKKDPIFAQGESANMIFLVLSGTVRLSVVNQENKRVVVTLVPPGDLFGLGFLFPEIGQPFDADAFSDCTIGTLKREVFAEILLGVSSEAYLRCSELYMGRLWRMLLRCVRGIGLSLRKRLALELLELAASFGIDDSRGTILTVTPTHEDLANSIAASRQKVTECLAELKRKRAVIQDGRRLIVVPRKLHKIVEKG